Below is a genomic region from Streptomyces sp. NBC_00461.
GGCCCGACGGCCTCCTGGTGACCGGCGACAGTCTCTGCGCCTTCAACCCGGTGTACGGTCAGGGCATCACCGTGGCGGCGACCCAGGCGCTGCTCCTGCGACGGGCGTTGGCCACCACCAGGCCGGGCTGGGAGCACCGGCTTGTGCGACGACTCGCCCGTGCCGCCGACCTCCCCTGGGCCATCGCGACAGGCGAGGACCTACGCCACACCGGCGGTGAACGCCGCTCGGGAGTGGACGCGCTGTTCGGCCGCTGGTCGGGCGAGGTCGACCGGCTCGCCGCGCACGGGGACGTCAGGGCCCAGCGCACCCTCGACAGCATCTACCATCTCGTCGGCTCACCGGCCAGGCTGTTCGACCCCGCGCTGGTCGTCTCCGCTGTCAAAGCGCGCCTCATGGGTCTGCCCGCCCCCTCGCCTCGTCCGCCCCTCACCTCCTCGCTCGGCAGAGCAGGTTCACTTCAGGAGAAGACCGGATGAACGTCGCCGTGACCGGACTCGGTGCCACCACACCCCTGGGCGGGGACGTGCCCAGCACCTGGTCCGCCCTGCTGGCAGGAGAGTCGGGGGTCTCCCCGATCACGGAGGACTGGGCGAAGACGCTCCCGGTGCGGATCGCGGCCCGGCTGCGGGTCGAGCCGACCGAGGTCCTGGACCGGGTGCAGGCCCGCCGACTGGACCGCTGTGAGCAGGTCGCCCTGATCGCCGCCCGTGAGGCCTGGGCCCACGCCGGCCGCCCCAAGGTGGACCCGGAGCGACTGGCCGTGGTGATCGGCACCGGCACCGGCGGCGTACTCACACTGCTCGGCCAGGACGACGTCCTGGAGCGCTCCGGCGCCCGCCGGGTGTCCCCGCGTGCAGTGACGATGCTGATGGCGAACGGGCCGGCAGCCGTGGTCAGCCTGGAACTCGGTGCTCGGGGCGGCGCCCACACACCCGTCAGCGCCTGCGCCTCCGGCGCGGAGGCCATCGCCCTGGGCCTGGACCTGATCCGGCTCGGTCGCGCCGACGTGGTGGTGGCGGGCGGCGCCGAGGCCTGCATCCATCCCCTCGTTCTCGCCGGCTTCGCTCAAGCCACGGCGCACTCCACCCGCAACGACGATCCCGCGGGGGCCTCCCGGCCGTTCGACGCCACCAGGGACGGGTTCGTGATCGGAGAGGGGGCGGCCGTGGTCGTACTGGAGCACGTCGATTTCGCGGCCGCCCGCACCGCCTGCCCGTACGCCGTCCTGGCCGGCGCGGGTGTCACCTCCGACGCGCACCACCTGACGTCCGGACACACCGATGGCCAGGCCCGCGCCATCCGCCGGGCACTCACCGACGCCGACCTCGGTGCCGACGACATCGACGTCGTCCACGCCCACGCCACCTCCACGCCGCACGGTGACCTCACTGAGGCCGAAGCTATCGGTGACGCCATCGGCCTGCACGCCGTCGTCACCGCCACCAAGTCCATGACCGGCCACCTCTTCGGCGCCGCCGGTTCCCTCAACGCCCTGGCAGCGATCCTGGCTCTGCGAGACCAGGTTGTTCCACCGACGATCAACCTGCGGGAGCAGGATCCGCAGATCAAGCTGGACGTCGTCACCGGCGGCCCCCGCGCGGGCCGGGTCGGCGCGGCGCTCGTCAACTCCTTCGGTTTCGGAGGTCACAACGCCTGCCTCGTCTTCCTGGCCGGCGCCGGTGGGGGGCAGCGATGATGTCATCACCCACTCCTTCGTTGTCGGCCCGGAACGCGCGCCGCCCGGTGCCGTGGGTGGACCGTGGGGCTGCGGCGCACTGGCCGGCGATCCGGATCTGGCGTTTCGACATACTCGCGGAGATCGTCCCCGAGCTGCCCGTGACGCTCGTGGTGGGCGAACGGGAGCGAGGACAGACCCGGTTCCGAACCACGTCCCTGCCCGCATACCTGCGCGGGCTGGGCACGGACGAGGACAGCCTGCACGGGGCGTATCTGAAGGAGTTCGACCTCCTGCGGGCCGTTCCCGCGCTCCGGGACGATCTGTGCCCGCACGAGTTGTTCCCCCGCCGTGCCGTGACCTCCAGCAGTGCCTGGATCGGGCCGACCGGCGCGCGCACCGGCCTGCACCACGACCTTCTGGACAACGTCGCTGTGCAGTTGGTGGGCCGCAAGCGGTTCCGGCTGCTGCCGCCGGGAAGCGTCCAGCGGGTCGGCGGCCGGTCACCGCGTTATGACAAGTGGGCGCGGCTGTCCCGGCTGACCGCCGACGAGGTGACGGAACAAGCCGCACATCGGGCCGCGGGCGGACCGGACGTGCTCACGGTCGATCTCGACCCGGGCGATGTGCTGCATGTGCCGGCGGGGTGGTGGCACGAGGTGGTGAACCTCAGTCCGGGGGTGCTGCTGAGCGGGTTCCACGGTGTCCAGCCCGCGGTCGGCCTGCTGTGGATGAGGGAATCCGCCCGCCACGCCGCTCACCGTCTGGGTGTCGTCGGCCGCAGGGGCTGCACCTGTCACCCCGAGGCCGTGCTGTAGCTCCCCAGGGCCGGTGGGGTCGGGTCCGGTTCATGACGCTCCCTGGTCCTTCCCCGGTCCCCGACGGTGAAGTACGCCCATCCCACCCCGTTGGGGAGGTCAAGTCCTCGGGCCGTTTGGACGATGGCCGAGCGGGCCGGACACTTCTCGCCGGACGGGATCCAGAAGTTCCAGGGGGAGGCGTTGTGGAGCGGTCCGCCTGCTGGGCGAGTTGGGCGGCGCTCAGGCCCCGACAGCGGACCGAACGCCGTCTACCCCACCGCTCATGATCTGCGGCCGTGGTACGAGGCAGAGCTCGGCCACTCGGGCGATGCCTGTGCGGTCTTTCGACTCTCAGTGAAACTACGTAATTTCCAGTGCGACGGTTCACGCTTGGGTGTCCGGTGCGCAACTGCCCTGGGCACGTTTGCGCAGGGCAGCGGCGATGTTGTCGTGGCCGGTGAGGTGAAGGGCGCCGGCGGCCAGATCGCGCGAGGCTGCCATGGCGTGGGGCGCGGTCCCGGTGCGTATGGGGGGCGTCTTCGGCGAAGGTGTTGGCGGGTGATCTTGCCGGTGGTCACGGGTCCGCACTGACCATCAATCGCTCCGCTGGATCTGATGGCGGGGTGCGGGCGCGCCGGACCGAGGAGGTCCTCGGCCTCGGTCAGGGGCATTCGGCAGCGCTGGTGTTCGCGGATGGCCCTACTGACGCCAACCTGCTTCCTGGTCAGGCCCGGACGGCCAGCAGGCGCCCGTTCTGGAGGCCGAAGTGCAGTACGCCGTTGGCCACCGCCGGGGTGGAGAAGACCGGGCTACCGGTCTCCGCCGTCCACTGCTCCTCGCCCGAGACGGCGTTCAGCGCCACCATACGGCCGTCGTTCGTACCGACGTACAGCGTGCCGTTCGCCACCAGGGGCGCCCAGCGCACCCAGACACCGACCTTGTGCCTCCACCGTCTCTCGCCGGACACCGCGTCGACCGCCCAGAGGTACCCGTCGCTGGTGCCGAAGTAGACAAGGCCGTGGGCCACCGCCGGCGTCGATTTCACCCAGGTGCCGGTCGGTAGCTTCCACCGGACGTGGCCCGATGCCGTGTCCACTGCCCACAGGTGCCGGTCGGGGCTGCCGACGTAGAGGAGACCGTCGGCCACCACTGGTGACGACCAGAGCCCGCTGTGTGTCTTGAGCCGCCACCGAACCTGGCCGGAGGCCGTGTCCAGGGCCCACAGGAAGCCGTCGTTGCTGCCGATGTACACCGAGTTCCCCACCACCGTCGGTGAGGAGCGCACGCCCTTGCCGACGCCGGTCTGCCACCGGCTCTCACCGGAGGCGGCGTCGACCGCCCGGAAGAAGCCGTCGTTGCTGCCGAAGAGGACCATGCCATCGGCCACCACCGGAGTGGACCGCACCAGGCCGTTCGTCCTGAACCGCCACCGCTCCCGGCCCGAGACGGCGTCGACCGCGTACAAACACTTGTCCCAACTGCCGATGTAGACGATGCCGTCGGCGGCGGCCGGCGACGCGGCCACCACACCGCTGGTCCGGAACCGCCAGCGTTCCTCGCCGGTAGCGGCGTCGACGGCCCACAGGAGGAAGTTCCAACTGCCCACGAAAACCGTCCCGTCGACCACTGCCGGGGACGACTCCTTCACCGCTCCACCGGTGTCCAGCTGCCAGCACAAGGCGCCGCGTCGCTGCCCTTCCTCCTCCTGTTGCTCGCCGTCGGCAGCGTCGGTCGGGGCGGAAACGAGGACATACGGTTTCACGACGACCGGCAGGTAGGCGAAGTAGCCCATGACCTCGATCGCGTTGAAAATCCCCAAAGGCACTACGACCAACGCCCACCACGGCGTCAGCTGGCCCACGACGATCGATATCAGCGCAGCAGCGCAGCCGAGCCCTGAGCAACTGGCCACGAAAAGCTCGGTAGTTCCTTTGGCGCGAAGGCCTCGAAATAGCATGTCCGACAACATATGATCGCTCCGCTACCGAATCGGTCAAGATTGCGGAAAACGTCAACGCTGCTTAACCGGGCGGAACTTCGGTACGCACGACCCGTGCTGGGAAGGCCGGGCGGTCAGTTGGCGGACCAACACCGCGACGTGCGTCCGGTCGGCGGTTCCATTGTCTCTGGCAGCCCGGTGGTTCAGTCAGGGCGGCCGGGGGCCTGCGGCGCAGCAATGCACGCAGCCGCAACACCAACTCCCGCAGGGCAAACGGTTTGACCAGATCCGGTACCGCCGCGTCCGGCGCTGCATCCCGCAGGGCGGCCCAGTGCGCTGCAGCCGTCGTCGGCCACCACCACTGAGAAGTGGATCGCACGCTTCGTCTGGGCGGACGCTACCGTCTGGAACAGGCCCTGTGCCAAGGGGAGATGGAGGGGTTATGGCTGGCGCGTGACTGAGCGCATTGCCGGCGGCAGTCGAACACAGGAAAACGCACCGCATTCACCTCACCCGGCAAGATCACCCTTATGAGGTATCTGTCGGTCACGCCGCTACGAGTGATCGCGGGCAACTCTACGATCGGTCGCTCCAAGCAAGCGGTCGGGGGCGGTTCGGCATCAGCGCCGGGATGCTCACGACGCGGACTGGGGGCGCGCGCCGGTGGCCGACGACAGCATCGACAACCATCATGAAGCGGAAGTCATCGTCATCGGGGCCGGTCTCTCCGGCCTGGCCGCCGTGATCGCGCTGCGCCGGGCCGGCTTCGACGACGTTGTCGTGTTGGAGAAGTCCGTCCGCCTCGGCGGGACTTGGCGCGACAACACCTACCCCGGATGCGGCTGCGACGTACCGGCGGTGCTGTACGAGTACTCCTTCGCACCCCACGCGTGGAGCCGGGGCTTCGCCGACCGGTCCGAGATCCTCGACTACCTCGACACCACCGCGGCAACACACGGCGCGCACAAGGCGATCCGCTACGACACCGAGGTGCTGGGTGCCCGCTGGGAGCCGCAAGCGCACCGCTGGAACCTGCGGACCACCTCGGGCACGTACACCGCCCGCGCCGTGATCGTCGCCACCGGCCCCTGGCACCGGCCCCGCCGTCCCGACATCCCCGGCCTCGACACCTTTCCGGGCACCGCCTTCCACTCCGCCCGCTGGAACCACGAAGTCGACCTGACCGGACGGCGTGTGGCAGTGGTGGGCACCGGAGCGTCCACCGTCCAGTTCCTGCCCGAGATCCAGCCGCGGGCGGCGCATGTCGACGTCTTCCAAAGCACACCGCAGTGGGTACTTCCGAAACCCGACTACACCATCCCTCCGGGGCTCCACCGGTACTTCGAACACCACCCGGCAGCGCGCCGCGCACTACGCGGCCTGCACCACTGGACCCAGGAAGCCATCGGATTCCCCCTGCGCCACCCCCGCCTGCTGTGGCCCCTGGAGGCCGTGGCCCGTCTCTATCTGCGTGCGTCGGTACGGGATCGCGCTCTACGCCGGGCCCTTACTCCTGACTACCCCCTCGGCGGCCGCCGCCTGATCACCTCAGGCACCTACTACACCGCCCTCACCCGCAACAACGTACGGCTGCACCCGACCCGCGTGACCGCTGTGGAGGGCTCCGACGTCATCGGCGCCGACGGCACCCGCACCCGCGCCGACATCATCGTCCTCGCGACCGGGTATCACGTCGGTGACATCCCGCTGGCCCCCCAACTGCACGGCACCGACGGCACACTGGCTGAGGCCTGGGCCGACAACCGCCGTGCCTACCTGGGCACCAGCGTCAGCGGATATCCCAACCTCTTCCTGCTCATCGGCCCGAATCTCCTCACCGGCACCACGGCCGTCCCCACCGTCCTCGAAGCCCAACTCCGCTACATCACCGCGGCTCTCAACCACCTGCGCGCCGGCGGGGCGTCCGCTCTGGAGGTCAAGCCCGAGGTCGAAGCAGCCCACCAGCGGTCTCTGCGCGAGGCGCTGCCCAACACCGTCTACAACGCCGCCGGCAGCACCGGTTACTACTTCGGCCTCCCGGGCATCAACACCTTCTGCTGGCCCTGGTCGACGGCCAGGCTCGTCAAGCGCCTGCACGCCTTCGACCCGGACGTCTACACCTGGTCGTTGCCGCTGCCGGCCCAGGCTCAAGCCGACCGCGACGGTGTACCCGCCCACCCCTCGGACCGGCTCCGGTAGGCCCCGGTCACGCGCTCGATCCGGACCCTGTGCCCTGAACGCCCTCACCGCCGGCCTTCACGAGCCGTGTATCGCCCATGTACGGGGGATGTCTAGCCTGGCGCCCGGCGCTGACGTGCCGATGGAGTGGACGGGCCGATGGAGACGCCATGCACGGGATGATCACCGGCCAGCTGCGACGGCAGTCCGTACGGACCCTGACCCTGCTGCTCGGTGTGCTCGTGGCGGCGACCGGGTTCACTCTGCTGACCGGCTCCGTGGCGACGTCGCGGCTTCGGGTGGAGGCTTCGGCGGACGCCACCTTCCGGGCCGCGTACGACATTCTGGTGCGGCCCGCCGGGGCGCGGTCGGCGCGGGAGGCCTCGGCGGGCCAGGTGCGTCCCAACTTCCTGTCCGGGCAGTTCGGGGGGATCACCTCCGAGCAGTGGCGGCAGATCGCGGGGATGCGCGGGGTGGAGATCGCCGCGCCCGTCGCGATGCTCGGCCGTGTCCAGGCCCGTACTCATGCCCGGGGCGATGTGACCGGGCAGATCGATGCCGCCGCCGACCGTCAGGTGCTGCGGCCGCGCAACACCTGGCGGACCGACCGGGCGCTCAGCGTGGCCCAGGAGCCCGGCGCCACGTACGTCTATCTCACCGGAAACCCCGTCGTGCCGCCGGATGCCGGCAGCACCCGCCGGTATCCGGACTGGTCGCACCTCTACACGTACAAAGGGCGCGCTCTGACCGATGTCGGCCTCGCCATCACCGGGGGTGCGACGCCTGCGTTGAAGCGCCCCCGGACCCGGTGACCGGCGAGCCGCTGGACGACGTGAACATCCGCCACCAGGTCATCACGTTCCTCATCGCAGGGCACGAGACCACCAGCGGTGCCCTGTCGTTCGCCCTTCACTACCTGACCAAGCACCCCGAGGTCCTGGCCCGC
It encodes:
- a CDS encoding beta-ketoacyl-[acyl-carrier-protein] synthase family protein; translated protein: MNVAVTGLGATTPLGGDVPSTWSALLAGESGVSPITEDWAKTLPVRIAARLRVEPTEVLDRVQARRLDRCEQVALIAAREAWAHAGRPKVDPERLAVVIGTGTGGVLTLLGQDDVLERSGARRVSPRAVTMLMANGPAAVVSLELGARGGAHTPVSACASGAEAIALGLDLIRLGRADVVVAGGAEACIHPLVLAGFAQATAHSTRNDDPAGASRPFDATRDGFVIGEGAAVVVLEHVDFAAARTACPYAVLAGAGVTSDAHHLTSGHTDGQARAIRRALTDADLGADDIDVVHAHATSTPHGDLTEAEAIGDAIGLHAVVTATKSMTGHLFGAAGSLNALAAILALRDQVVPPTINLREQDPQIKLDVVTGGPRAGRVGAALVNSFGFGGHNACLVFLAGAGGGQR
- a CDS encoding cupin-like domain-containing protein codes for the protein MSSPTPSLSARNARRPVPWVDRGAAAHWPAIRIWRFDILAEIVPELPVTLVVGERERGQTRFRTTSLPAYLRGLGTDEDSLHGAYLKEFDLLRAVPALRDDLCPHELFPRRAVTSSSAWIGPTGARTGLHHDLLDNVAVQLVGRKRFRLLPPGSVQRVGGRSPRYDKWARLSRLTADEVTEQAAHRAAGGPDVLTVDLDPGDVLHVPAGWWHEVVNLSPGVLLSGFHGVQPAVGLLWMRESARHAAHRLGVVGRRGCTCHPEAVL
- a CDS encoding outer membrane protein assembly factor BamB family protein, with the translated sequence MASCSGLGCAAALISIVVGQLTPWWALVVVPLGIFNAIEVMGYFAYLPVVVKPYVLVSAPTDAADGEQQEEEGQRRGALCWQLDTGGAVKESSPAVVDGTVFVGSWNFLLWAVDAATGEERWRFRTSGVVAASPAAADGIVYIGSWDKCLYAVDAVSGRERWRFRTNGLVRSTPVVADGMVLFGSNDGFFRAVDAASGESRWQTGVGKGVRSSPTVVGNSVYIGSNDGFLWALDTASGQVRWRLKTHSGLWSSPVVADGLLYVGSPDRHLWAVDTASGHVRWKLPTGTWVKSTPAVAHGLVYFGTSDGYLWAVDAVSGERRWRHKVGVWVRWAPLVANGTLYVGTNDGRMVALNAVSGEEQWTAETGSPVFSTPAVANGVLHFGLQNGRLLAVRA
- a CDS encoding flavin-containing monooxygenase yields the protein MADDSIDNHHEAEVIVIGAGLSGLAAVIALRRAGFDDVVVLEKSVRLGGTWRDNTYPGCGCDVPAVLYEYSFAPHAWSRGFADRSEILDYLDTTAATHGAHKAIRYDTEVLGARWEPQAHRWNLRTTSGTYTARAVIVATGPWHRPRRPDIPGLDTFPGTAFHSARWNHEVDLTGRRVAVVGTGASTVQFLPEIQPRAAHVDVFQSTPQWVLPKPDYTIPPGLHRYFEHHPAARRALRGLHHWTQEAIGFPLRHPRLLWPLEAVARLYLRASVRDRALRRALTPDYPLGGRRLITSGTYYTALTRNNVRLHPTRVTAVEGSDVIGADGTRTRADIIVLATGYHVGDIPLAPQLHGTDGTLAEAWADNRRAYLGTSVSGYPNLFLLIGPNLLTGTTAVPTVLEAQLRYITAALNHLRAGGASALEVKPEVEAAHQRSLREALPNTVYNAAGSTGYYFGLPGINTFCWPWSTARLVKRLHAFDPDVYTWSLPLPAQAQADRDGVPAHPSDRLR